A stretch of the Schistocerca serialis cubense isolate TAMUIC-IGC-003099 chromosome 2, iqSchSeri2.2, whole genome shotgun sequence genome encodes the following:
- the LOC126458509 gene encoding uncharacterized protein LOC126458509 — protein sequence MNFGSAFSDAESSSGSASSTYSPRRTKDEEECIDLRHALTSAPEDEHTDKKEDAPREESAHVPVSGTGSPNDPVQPLSLNNEQQTSVSGVKTTTTPTVANYCEIHDTSRERFEIEFLKNAVIKMFDMNPQQLKDYDRNVPAQEVSSTTSTPRVSGRTSAHSPSTPKNIGRKTTQLMAKETDEGIFVRAWRSVVRFFQRKVEPTQGPGQQVSNERTVPLSSATISPRKRGPKASEVNERDPKRDGTTTLRVPTLSPIDEVLEPTTSGSSAFGTGPSSSEVNTSSKRKASTNTISDTVK from the coding sequence ATGAACTTTGGTAGCGCGTTCTCAGACGCTGAGAGTTCGTCAGGAAGTGCGAGTTCGACCTACTCCCCACGAAGAACCAAAGACGAGGAGGAGTGTATAGATCTCAGACATGCGTTGACGTCGGCACCAGAAGACGAGCACACCGATAAGAAAGAAGATGCGCCAAGGGAAGAGAGCGCGCATGTCCCTGTGTCGGGAACAGGAAGCCCTAACGACCCTGTTCAGCCCCTCTCTTTGAACAATGAACAACAAACGAGTGTTAGTGGGGTTAAGACGACAACTACTCCTACGGTTGCCAATTACTGTGAAATTCATGACACCTCAAGGGAAAGATTTGAGATAGAGTTTTTGAAAAATGCTGTAATTAAAATGTTCGACATGAATCCACAGCAGCTGAAAGACTACGATAGAAATGTCCCTGCACAAGAGGTGTCGTCTACAACGTCGACACCAAGGGTTTCAGGTAGAACATCTGCACATTCCCCAAGCACGCCCAAGAATATTGGTAGAAAAACTACCCAGTTAATGGCAAAAGAAACTGATGAAGGAATATTTGTAAGAGCGTGGCGAAGTGTTGTGAGGTTTTTCCAGAGAAAAGTGGAACCCACGCAAGGTCCAGGACAACAGGTGAGTAATGAGAGGACTGTGCCATTGTCTAGTGCTACAATTTCGCCCAGGAAAAGAGGACCAAAGGCGTCCGAAGTGAATGAACGTGATCCGAAACGGGACGGCACAACCACGCTTAGAGTTCCGACGCTGTCCCCAATTGACGAGGTACTGGAGCCGACAACGTCAGGCAGTAGTGCCTTTGGTACTGGACCATCCAGCAGCGAG